The following proteins are co-located in the Gloeocapsa sp. PCC 7428 genome:
- a CDS encoding GspE/PulE family protein gives MQSATPSAWQRLKNQEISCAEALKLLVDDRGSVNTELLDRDVNSRFLRHFPDKSTVPPVIPLLLWRGCYYLGSPVDIDSQAIAFLAERTGSSIKIIPISDNSYRTWYHTQNHNTNRITATPFVNPLTGEQEAENITETTQIYLSRSADQIERIKTLLSGALRNRASDIHLEPTTEGLRVRYRIDGVLRDITMLPQELSRRVIVAIKVMSKMDISESRRPQDGRIEEKYTIDEHAEMGMDMRVSTLPCVNGEKAVIRLLPRENPFSQLENLGFTQQTLEVYKSWLKQPQGMIILTGPTGSGKTSTLYTSLQAVATENVNVVTVEDPVEYILPRITQTQVNEAAGMTFAAGLRAILRQDPDIIMVGEIRDHETAETAVRAALTGHLVFTTLHTNDAVGAIPRLRDIGPDPGLLSDALLGIVAQRLVRRVCPHCSEPYTPTEADLRVLGIDSQHAHNGQWRKGRGCGICFNSGFLGREAVVELLDVDDTVREIIYEGTVTQLHRYLREIHFASFRTAAVEKVMNGLTTVEEVLRVLPRTALYNKLVDKERTPKLKSMNVYRNVGN, from the coding sequence ATGCAATCGGCAACCCCCTCGGCTTGGCAAAGACTCAAAAATCAAGAAATTAGCTGTGCTGAAGCACTCAAGCTACTAGTAGACGATCGCGGAAGCGTTAACACGGAATTACTCGACCGCGATGTGAACTCACGATTTTTACGTCACTTTCCTGACAAAAGCACCGTTCCTCCGGTGATTCCGTTGTTATTGTGGCGCGGTTGTTACTATTTAGGGAGTCCAGTCGATATTGATTCGCAAGCGATCGCTTTCTTAGCTGAACGCACTGGTAGCAGCATCAAAATAATTCCTATATCCGATAACAGTTACCGTACTTGGTATCACACTCAAAATCACAACACCAACCGCATCACAGCGACACCGTTTGTCAATCCACTCACAGGCGAGCAAGAAGCCGAAAACATTACCGAAACGACGCAAATATATTTGTCGCGATCGGCTGACCAAATTGAACGCATCAAAACGTTGCTTTCTGGGGCGTTACGCAATCGCGCAAGCGACATCCACCTCGAACCTACAACCGAAGGTTTGCGCGTGCGCTACCGCATTGACGGAGTGCTACGCGATATCACAATGCTACCTCAAGAGTTAAGCCGTCGCGTGATTGTGGCGATTAAAGTGATGTCAAAAATGGACATTTCTGAAAGTCGCCGCCCGCAAGATGGACGCATCGAAGAAAAATACACGATTGACGAACACGCAGAAATGGGCATGGATATGCGTGTCAGTACGCTTCCTTGCGTCAACGGCGAAAAGGCAGTGATTCGCTTACTACCGCGTGAAAATCCGTTCTCACAACTCGAAAATTTGGGATTCACGCAACAAACGCTAGAGGTGTATAAATCTTGGCTGAAACAACCGCAGGGGATGATTATCCTTACAGGTCCTACAGGTTCGGGTAAAACAAGTACTCTTTATACAAGTTTGCAAGCTGTAGCCACCGAAAATGTCAACGTTGTAACGGTCGAAGATCCTGTCGAGTACATCTTGCCACGAATTACGCAAACACAAGTTAACGAAGCCGCAGGGATGACGTTTGCAGCGGGTTTACGCGCCATTTTACGTCAAGACCCTGATATTATCATGGTGGGAGAAATTCGCGACCACGAGACCGCAGAAACGGCGGTACGTGCCGCACTGACAGGACACTTGGTATTTACAACACTACACACCAACGATGCAGTAGGTGCGATTCCGCGATTGCGCGATATTGGTCCCGATCCTGGATTACTCAGTGATGCGTTATTAGGAATTGTGGCACAGCGACTTGTTCGCCGCGTGTGTCCGCATTGTAGCGAACCTTACACCCCGACAGAAGCTGATTTACGCGTACTCGGAATTGACTCGCAACACGCGCATAATGGGCAATGGCGTAAGGGTAGAGGTTGTGGGATATGTTTCAATTCTGGTTTTTTAGGACGCGAAGCAGTTGTTGAGTTATTGGATGTCGATGATACCGTGCGGGAAATTATTTATGAAGGTACAGTGACACAGCTACATCGTTACTTACGCGAAATTCATTTTGCTTCGTTCCGCACTGCGGCGGTCGAAAAAGTGATGAATGGTTTAACAACAGTGGAGGAAGTTCTCCGCGTCTTACCGCGTACAGCTTTATACAACAAGTTGGTAGATAAAGAACGGACGCCTAAACTAAAGTCTATGAATGTGTATAGAAATGTCGGAAATTGA
- a CDS encoding Fur family transcriptional regulator yields the protein MQKEAAATKPIRSLEDAVAQCQALGMRLSRQRRFILELLWQAQEHLSAREIYDRLNQQGKEIGHTSVYQNLEALSSQGIIECVERSDGRLYGNISDSHSHVNCLDTNQILDVEVELPEDLLEEVERRTGVKITDYSINFYGYRQTQV from the coding sequence ATGCAAAAAGAAGCGGCAGCTACCAAACCAATTCGTTCACTTGAAGATGCTGTTGCTCAGTGCCAAGCACTGGGTATGCGCTTGAGTCGCCAGCGTCGCTTCATCTTGGAGCTACTTTGGCAAGCGCAAGAACACCTATCAGCAAGAGAAATTTACGATCGCCTCAATCAGCAAGGAAAAGAGATCGGACACACATCGGTGTATCAAAACTTAGAAGCACTTTCGAGTCAAGGTATCATTGAGTGCGTTGAACGCTCAGACGGACGCCTCTACGGAAACATCAGCGATTCGCACAGCCATGTGAATTGCTTAGATACTAACCAGATTTTGGATGTAGAAGTAGAACTTCCAGAAGATTTGCTAGAGGAAGTCGAAAGAAGAACCGGAGTCAAAATCACAGATTATAGTATTAACTTTTACGGATATCGACAGACACAAGTGTAA
- a CDS encoding DUF3685 domain-containing protein — MSDRTIKLLLVEPDPIFRMGFSRLIVESYADIQIVAEAEAGSSARKILADLARETATAFSSGLPSDTAVNLVVLELQLGLELCQQLKSHYPDLPILILSSVQETALLASAKAIGVEGYCPKGTSIVEVVAAIRQVAAGRNYWMEAEALQNPLAAPSILALVRNHLRWTGLQQIDTTLAAVTARLQVPGLSLLDRAFLAGQRRELLASRWLVTHLLPIPEGKSYTKIANNSSIAGNIASSFETDASEDVSALSPQTSTPSVSIVRLENGNLSRRVEANEILEVTSAKLELSLQNLTTITLETDIFREGKKRELLKTILQKVVEVLEDLRFAQVQPEQLVEMQRLILRDLWQGATVDFFGRYAMLQVGDRNLEIVNLLLQDVEIVQVEILNKIPLVSDLFSFLLFQTPLVIDNFPYKADTPEAKARAEIILHNLLIHVANAVAQPLLNRLADVEIIKQNFYDSRLISTREIERFRNNLSWRYRWNKYYIEPKAIFESRYDLLIFISRGIAKTSIYAPRGQELQQLSGIPQLVTLALELRDAIAPRFRAVIAFLGSGVVYVLTQVIGRAIGLVGRGILQGIGGSVSEGRKKKF; from the coding sequence ATGAGCGATCGCACCATCAAGTTATTATTAGTTGAGCCTGACCCAATTTTTCGGATGGGATTTTCGCGGCTCATCGTTGAATCTTACGCTGATATCCAAATCGTTGCCGAAGCTGAAGCGGGTTCTTCGGCAAGAAAAATCTTAGCAGACCTGGCGAGAGAAACTGCTACGGCGTTCTCTAGTGGTTTACCTTCAGATACCGCAGTCAATTTAGTTGTATTAGAGCTACAGCTAGGGCTAGAACTTTGCCAGCAGCTAAAATCGCATTATCCTGACTTGCCGATATTAATTCTCAGTTCGGTGCAGGAAACAGCCTTGTTAGCTTCAGCTAAGGCTATAGGGGTGGAAGGTTACTGTCCTAAAGGAACTTCGATTGTTGAGGTAGTTGCAGCTATTCGCCAAGTCGCCGCAGGAAGGAATTATTGGATGGAAGCTGAAGCGCTGCAAAATCCTTTAGCGGCACCAAGTATTCTTGCCTTAGTCCGAAATCACCTACGATGGACGGGATTACAGCAAATTGATACAACTTTAGCAGCGGTCACAGCGCGATTACAAGTTCCTGGTTTGTCATTGCTCGATCGTGCCTTTTTAGCCGGACAACGTCGAGAACTCCTCGCCTCGCGCTGGCTCGTGACGCATTTATTACCTATCCCAGAAGGGAAAAGTTACACTAAAATTGCGAATAATTCCTCAATAGCAGGAAATATCGCTTCATCATTCGAGACAGACGCTAGTGAAGATGTCTCCGCATTATCGCCGCAGACAAGCACGCCTTCAGTATCAATTGTCCGATTAGAAAATGGTAACTTGAGCCGCCGAGTTGAAGCAAATGAGATTTTAGAGGTCACTTCGGCTAAGCTTGAACTAAGTTTGCAAAACTTGACAACGATAACGCTCGAAACCGATATTTTTCGGGAAGGAAAGAAGCGCGAGTTACTCAAAACTATCTTACAAAAAGTTGTAGAAGTTTTAGAAGATTTACGTTTTGCGCAAGTACAGCCGGAACAGTTAGTTGAAATGCAGCGCTTGATTCTCCGCGATTTGTGGCAAGGCGCAACTGTAGACTTTTTTGGTAGATATGCGATGCTACAAGTAGGCGATCGCAACTTAGAAATTGTAAATCTTCTTCTACAAGATGTCGAAATTGTTCAAGTTGAAATTCTCAATAAAATTCCCTTAGTCAGTGACTTGTTTTCGTTTTTATTATTTCAAACCCCACTAGTCATTGATAATTTCCCATATAAAGCAGATACGCCAGAAGCAAAAGCACGCGCTGAAATAATTTTACACAATCTCTTGATTCATGTAGCGAATGCTGTAGCACAGCCTTTGTTAAATAGGCTGGCTGATGTAGAAATTATTAAGCAAAACTTTTATGACAGTCGATTAATTTCTACGCGGGAAATTGAAAGGTTTAGAAATAATTTATCTTGGAGATATCGCTGGAATAAGTATTATATTGAACCCAAGGCAATATTTGAAAGTCGCTACGATTTATTGATTTTTATCAGTAGAGGTATTGCTAAAACATCAATTTATGCACCGCGCGGTCAGGAATTACAGCAACTTTCTGGGATTCCGCAATTAGTGACTTTAGCACTCGAATTACGCGATGCGATCGCGCCTCGGTTTCGTGCTGTCATCGCGTTTTTAGGAAGTGGTGTTGTTTATGTCTTGACACAAGTTATTGGGCGTGCTATTGGCTTAGTTGGTCGCGGTATTCTCCAAGGAATTGGTGGTTCAGTATCGGAAGGAAGAAAGAAGAAATTTTAA
- a CDS encoding CheR family methyltransferase, which yields MSLPEANPEFEALLNYLKHNRGCDLTGYKRSTLMRRFGHRMQNLSIDSYQKYLHYLQRHSQEYLVLLNDVLINFTSFFRDRDAWDYLATDIIPKIIASKQPNEPIRVWSAGCAAGQEIYSLLILLAETLGIESCLQRVQCYATDADEAALKQARQATYSDLEVSSVPRDLLQKYFEQTDQGYVIRPILRQNIIFGRHDLTQDAPISKIDLLMCRNVLIYFNPEAQASILVRFHFALKKTGFLFLGKSETLVNRRQIFTPVHMKHQIYTKGLKLDLEDHLAINPKSSKGQLAESLTSQTQFWQTAFETNTVAQFAVDISGCLVGANEQANILFGLTLDDWNYPFHQLEPGKLIAAHTSVKTFYCHRRPAILKDIERKTSQGTQYFDVAIAPVLNAKKQLLGSILTFVNKTDCKRLKDKLEYTNAELKRVSEALQTTQTELESARQEIHILAEDTHKRNQSSEGAR from the coding sequence ATGAGCTTGCCCGAAGCCAATCCCGAATTTGAAGCGTTATTAAACTACCTCAAGCATAACCGAGGATGTGACTTGACGGGCTACAAACGCTCGACCTTAATGCGGCGGTTTGGACACCGAATGCAGAACCTCAGTATTGATAGCTATCAAAAATACTTACACTATTTACAACGTCATTCGCAAGAGTACCTCGTGCTGCTCAACGATGTTCTCATCAACTTCACCAGTTTCTTTCGCGATCGCGATGCCTGGGATTATTTAGCTACCGACATTATTCCTAAAATTATTGCGAGCAAACAACCCAATGAACCAATTCGAGTTTGGAGTGCAGGTTGTGCCGCCGGACAAGAAATCTACAGTCTCCTGATCTTATTAGCCGAAACACTCGGTATCGAATCCTGTCTGCAACGAGTCCAGTGCTACGCAACGGATGCTGATGAAGCTGCCTTAAAACAGGCACGCCAAGCTACTTACAGCGATTTAGAAGTGAGTAGCGTTCCGCGCGATTTACTCCAAAAATACTTTGAACAAACTGACCAAGGTTATGTTATTCGCCCAATCCTGCGTCAAAACATCATCTTTGGTCGTCATGACTTGACTCAAGATGCTCCTATTTCCAAGATTGACTTACTAATGTGCCGTAATGTACTGATCTATTTCAATCCTGAAGCTCAAGCCTCTATCCTAGTTCGCTTTCATTTCGCACTCAAAAAGACTGGCTTTTTATTTCTAGGCAAGTCAGAAACCCTCGTCAACCGTAGGCAAATTTTTACACCTGTGCATATGAAGCATCAAATTTATACCAAAGGCTTAAAGTTGGATCTAGAAGATCATTTAGCGATTAACCCTAAATCTAGTAAAGGGCAATTAGCCGAATCGCTGACAAGCCAAACTCAATTCTGGCAAACCGCATTTGAAACTAACACTGTTGCGCAATTTGCTGTCGATATTAGTGGTTGCTTAGTTGGTGCAAATGAGCAAGCAAATATTTTATTTGGTTTAACGCTTGATGACTGGAACTACCCGTTTCACCAACTTGAACCTGGAAAACTCATTGCTGCTCACACTTCAGTAAAAACCTTTTATTGTCATCGTCGCCCCGCGATACTGAAGGATATTGAGCGAAAAACTTCACAAGGTACTCAATACTTTGACGTAGCGATCGCACCTGTCTTAAACGCTAAAAAGCAGTTACTAGGAAGCATACTGACGTTTGTTAATAAAACTGACTGCAAGCGGCTAAAAGATAAACTTGAATACACAAACGCAGAGTTAAAAAGAGTTTCTGAAGCACTTCAAACAACACAAACTGAATTGGAATCCGCGCGCCAAGAAATTCACATTCTTGCTGAAGATACACATAAGAGGAATCAAAGCTCTGAGGGCGCTAGATAA